In Amycolatopsis sp. FBCC-B4732, the genomic stretch CGACACCGCCGAGCAGGTCGCGGACGCCTTCACCGCGGCCGCCGGCGCGTCCTGGCCCGGCGTGCCGCGCTACGAGGCGGACGTGCTGGTCGAGGAGCTGCTCACCGGGCCGGAGATCAGCGTCGACGTCGTTGTCGACCACGGCGTCTGCCACCCGCTGGTGATCGCCCGCAAGCAGACCGGCTTCGAGCCGTTCTTCGAGGAGACCGGCCACGTCGTCGACGCCGATGACCCGCTGTTCGACGACGCCGACCTGCTGGACCAGCTCGACCAGGTCCACAAGGGCATCGGCTTCACCTGCGGAGCCACCCACACCGAGTTCAAGCTGACCCCGCGCGGCCCGCGCCTGGTCGAGATCAACGCACGCCTCGGCGGCGACTTCATCCCGCGGCTCGGCATCCTCGCCGCCGGCGCCGACCCGGTCGTCGCGGCCGGTCAGGTCGCCGTCGGCCTCCCGCCGACGCCCCGGCGTGTGCTGCGCAAGACCGCGGCGATCCGCTTCCTCTACCCGTCCCGCGACTGCGAGGTCACCGCCACCACCGTGCGCCCCGAGCGGTTCGGCCCGACCATCCACGAGGCCCTCGGCACCGCCGGACCCGGCACGAAACTCGCGCTCCCGCCGAGGGCCTACCTGGCCCGGTACGGGCACGTGATCGCGGCCGGTGAGGACCGCGCCCAGGTCGTCGCCGACCTCGCCGACGCCGAGCGGATCGTCGAGCTGCAGAGCACCTGAACCATCGACGGCCGTCGATCCCTCACCCGGGTGAGGCACAATCGGAGGCATGACGACCACCGCGCCGGACGCCGCGCTGCTGCCCGCCGAGGACGCCGCGACCTACGCCGAATGGTTCGCTTGCCTCGCCGACACCACGCGGGTGCGGATCCTGCACGCCGTCGCGGCCGCGGGCAAGGCCGTCACGATCGGCGAGCTGACCGAGCAGATGGCGATCAGCCAGTCCAACTGCTCCCACCACGTCCGCAAGCTCGCCGACGTCGGCTTCGTGCGGCTGCGCAAGGTCGGCACCGCCACCCTCGTCTCGGTCAACGCGTCCTGCGCGGTCAGCCTCCCGCACGCCGCCGACGTCGTGATGGGCCTGCTCGCCCCCAAGCCCACCGGCGCCGACGACCTGGCCCCCGACGTCACCGTCCGGCCGCTGCGCGCCAAGGACTGGCCGGCCGTGCGCCGCATCTACGGCGAAGGCATCGCCACCGGCGACGCGACCTTCGAAACCGAGGTCCCGCCGCGCGCCGACCTCGAGGCGAAGTGGCTGCGCGGGCACCGGTGGATCGCCGAGGTCGACGGCCAGATCGCCGGCTGGGCCGCCGCGGCGACGGTGTCCACCCGCGACTGCTACGCGGGTGTCGCCGAGACCTCGGTGTACGTGGGGGAGAAGTTCCGCGGCCGCGGCGTCGGCAAGGCCCTCATGCACCAGCTGGTCACGGCCGCCGACGAGGGCGAGCTGTGGACGCTGCAGACGTCGATCTTCCCGGAGAACCGCAACAGCGTCGCGTTGCACCACGGCGCCGGGTTCCGCACGGTCGGGGTTCGCGAGCGCATTGGCCGGCTCGACGGCCGGTGGCGCGACACCGTCCTGCTCGAACGGCGCCGCGCCTCCCAGCTTTGACCGCTCAGGCCTTGCTGATCCGGCAGGCGAAGCACTTGTACGCCTGCTGACCGGACAGGTTGTCGTAGAACGCGTCGTCGACGAGCCCGTTGGCGGCCTCGTAGCGCGGGTCGCCGAACTGGTCACCGACCTGCTGGGCCGGGCCGAAGGTGTTGGGCACGAAGATCGTGTCCGGCCGGATCGCCGGCCAGAACAACGCCGTCCCGGTCACCTTCCCTCGCGGGCTTTCCACGACGACGGTGTCGCGGTCGCCGATCCCGAACCGGCGCGCGGTGTCGGGGTGCACCTGGACCAGCCGGACGCCGTTGAGCTGTTCGCCGGTCGGCGTCCAGTGCGTCACGCTCGCGAAGTGGACGACGCTCGGCCGTCCGGTCATGCCCATCAGCGGGAAGTCCCGGTGCACCGCGTCCGAGCCCGGGACGCCGAGCTTCACCTTGTGCGTCAATGCCTGCGGGTTGACCGGGTTGGTGACGAACCCGGGCTCGTAGGCGAGCGTCGGGTTCGCACCGGTGACCTCGGGATGGGTGTAGAAGACCGGCAGCGCCCGATGCCCGGCCCCGGCGAGCTTGCGGTCCAGCTCCGGGGTGAAGATCTCGACGTTGCCGCTCGGGGTGAGGAACCGCTTGCCGGGCGCCCCGAGCGCGGCCGTTGCCTCGTACCAGGACGGGTGGTCGAGGTAGAGCGTGCTGACGCCGGGGTGCGACGGCGTCGGGCACGGCCACCGCAGCGGCTCGGCGCGGGCGTCCATCCGCTGCTGCGTCATCCCGCCCATCGCCGGGGTGTGCTTCACGAACTCCGCCCAGAGCTGGGAGTAGTCCTTCCAGCTCTCCGGGAACGCGTCGGTCCAGTAGCTCGCGGGCTTTTTCCGGTCCCGGCGGGCGAAGGCGTGGGCGAGGTCGATCCAGATCTCCCAGTCCGGCTTGGACTGCCCGACCCGCGGCACCGCGGCGTGCTGCCAGCGGATCGCGCGGTCGTCGCGTCGCATGTAGACGCCGTCCAGCTCGAGGCCGTTGGTGACCGGCAGGATGACGTCGGCGTAGTAGGCGGCTTCCTCCATGAACAGGCCGGTGTAGACGTAGAAGTCCAGCTTCTTGAACGCTTCGCGGACCTTGTTGGTGTTCGCGCTCGAGATGAGCGGGTTGCCTTCGGTGATGACGGCCTTGAGCGGGTACGGGCGGCCGGTGAGGATGGATTCGGCGAAGTAGTCCGGCCCGACCGGCAGCGCCTGCTCCAGCGGCGGCGTGCTGACGGTCAGCTCGGGTAGCCGGAGGTCGCCGGGCCAGGTGTTGTGCATGAAGTTGCAGCCGCCGCCGGGGACGCCGATGTTGCCGGTGACCGCGGCCAGGAAGGTCAGGACGCGGTAGGTGTCGAAGGCGCCGAGCTGGTGGGAGATCCCGGCGTTGCAGAAGATCGCGGCGGGCTTGGCCGTGGCGTAGTCCTCGGCGAGCTGCCGGATCGTCGCCGCGGGTACCCCGGTGACGCCGGCGGCCCAGTCCGGGGTGTAGTCCTTGACGTGATCGCGTAGTTCGGCGAACCCGAGCACCCAGCGCCGCACGAACGCCTTGTCGTGGAGGTTGCGGGCGATGATGTGCTGGAGCATGCCGAGCACGAGCGCGAAGTCGGTGTGCGGCTTCGGCGCGACCCAGCTGTCGGCGGCCGCCCCGGTCGGCGTCCGGCGCGGGTCGACGACGACGAGCTTGGC encodes the following:
- a CDS encoding ATP-grasp domain-containing protein produces the protein MTEHPALLLVGSGDRRYREYILAALRPHFRLWLLDAVDPTWQTEHVDGVTVTDTRDPAALADAAGKLEFRPDGVLTYDESLVTAVARFAQDAGLPGSPPEAVQACRDKAATRSTLADAGVPQPASRPVASAEDAVAAAEDIGYPVVVKARGLAGSLGVLRADTAEQVADAFTAAAGASWPGVPRYEADVLVEELLTGPEISVDVVVDHGVCHPLVIARKQTGFEPFFEETGHVVDADDPLFDDADLLDQLDQVHKGIGFTCGATHTEFKLTPRGPRLVEINARLGGDFIPRLGILAAGADPVVAAGQVAVGLPPTPRRVLRKTAAIRFLYPSRDCEVTATTVRPERFGPTIHEALGTAGPGTKLALPPRAYLARYGHVIAAGEDRAQVVADLADAERIVELQST
- a CDS encoding metalloregulator ArsR/SmtB family transcription factor, which gives rise to MTTTAPDAALLPAEDAATYAEWFACLADTTRVRILHAVAAAGKAVTIGELTEQMAISQSNCSHHVRKLADVGFVRLRKVGTATLVSVNASCAVSLPHAADVVMGLLAPKPTGADDLAPDVTVRPLRAKDWPAVRRIYGEGIATGDATFETEVPPRADLEAKWLRGHRWIAEVDGQIAGWAAAATVSTRDCYAGVAETSVYVGEKFRGRGVGKALMHQLVTAADEGELWTLQTSIFPENRNSVALHHGAGFRTVGVRERIGRLDGRWRDTVLLERRRASQL
- a CDS encoding molybdopterin-dependent oxidoreductase, coding for MISGASLFVNPAIAAADPAVAAQPDARDGGPIGGGELSFTTDSAALHPDTVVSTACQFCNSNCRLKVGVRAGRVISVSGDPDDPVQAGNFCVKASMMPELAYSPLRLTTPLRRVSGTKGSKDSKFEPISWDQALDLIADRLLQLRDSGQVKSIANRTTGRLPRGTGSLVARLFALLGSPNNTDVGPVCNDAGGNALAATFGLGNFTNGYGVDAATGREDLGAAKYFLFLGTNQAETHPVTFDYLLRSRAKTKAKLVVVDPRRTPTGAAADSWVAPKPHTDFALVLGMLQHIIARNLHDKAFVRRWVLGFAELRDHVKDYTPDWAAGVTGVPAATIRQLAEDYATAKPAAIFCNAGISHQLGAFDTYRVLTFLAAVTGNIGVPGGGCNFMHNTWPGDLRLPELTVSTPPLEQALPVGPDYFAESILTGRPYPLKAVITEGNPLISSANTNKVREAFKKLDFYVYTGLFMEEAAYYADVILPVTNGLELDGVYMRRDDRAIRWQHAAVPRVGQSKPDWEIWIDLAHAFARRDRKKPASYWTDAFPESWKDYSQLWAEFVKHTPAMGGMTQQRMDARAEPLRWPCPTPSHPGVSTLYLDHPSWYEATAALGAPGKRFLTPSGNVEIFTPELDRKLAGAGHRALPVFYTHPEVTGANPTLAYEPGFVTNPVNPQALTHKVKLGVPGSDAVHRDFPLMGMTGRPSVVHFASVTHWTPTGEQLNGVRLVQVHPDTARRFGIGDRDTVVVESPRGKVTGTALFWPAIRPDTIFVPNTFGPAQQVGDQFGDPRYEAANGLVDDAFYDNLSGQQAYKCFACRISKA